In Chitinispirillales bacterium, the following are encoded in one genomic region:
- a CDS encoding class I SAM-dependent methyltransferase, whose translation MVKKKSMINKHKRRETEGGGGRGGGWEGGIQQLTCFDASCGNGFLLKNIAAKHPNIKCIGGDIVPRKINDKIQVLHADITNLQFPDKYFDVVICTHTLEHIRKPEKALSELIRVSKKRLIIVVPQQREYKYTVDLHINFFPYIHDFKRFIGIENAKYLSLGGDLLCCIDF comes from the coding sequence TATGGTGAAAAAAAAAAGTATGATAAATAAACATAAAAGAAGGGAGACGGAGGGAGGGGGGGGGCGGGGGGGGGGGTGGGAGGGGGGCATACAACAGCTGACTTGTTTCGACGCTTCATGTGGAAACGGGTTTTTACTAAAAAACATTGCCGCAAAACATCCAAATATTAAATGTATCGGCGGCGATATTGTGCCGAGAAAAATCAATGATAAAATTCAAGTTTTGCATGCAGATATAACAAATTTGCAATTTCCCGACAAATATTTTGACGTTGTTATTTGTACACACACATTAGAACACATTCGTAAGCCGGAAAAAGCGCTCTCGGAATTGATTAGAGTATCGAAAAAGCGTTTAATAATAGTCGTTCCGCAACAAAGGGAATACAAATATACGGTTGACTTACATATAAATTTTTTTCCGTATATTCACGATTTTAAGAGATTTATCGGAATAGAAAACGCAAAATATCTAAGTTTAGGCGGCGATTTACTATGTTGTATTGATTTTTGA
- a CDS encoding class I SAM-dependent methyltransferase has product MDLLEKTQNQNRHPWEISRANRIFNLISGKKIINYNNIVDIGAGDCYFTEKFKEISLPPPQIFAIDIGYTQDDKLKSESIKLLSFVDDLPKEFHKNGENLFVMMDVLEHIENDDEFLGKIYNFLSENGILLITVPAWQFLFSSHDKFLKHYRRYKRKQLKKLLISNNFNVQECRYFYFSLFFLRLISGFIAKINRSGSSRKINTGIGNWRFSQNHPITKFITIILDIDFCICRIFAKFNIFIPGLSLLAICTKRSDKNI; this is encoded by the coding sequence ATGGATTTATTAGAAAAAACACAAAACCAAAATCGTCACCCTTGGGAAATTTCACGCGCTAACCGCATTTTTAATTTAATATCCGGTAAAAAAATTATAAACTATAACAATATTGTCGATATTGGCGCAGGCGATTGTTATTTTACCGAGAAATTTAAAGAAATCTCCCTCCCCCCCCCCCAGATATTTGCAATAGATATCGGATATACGCAAGACGACAAATTAAAGTCAGAAAGCATAAAACTACTTTCTTTTGTCGATGATCTTCCCAAGGAATTTCACAAAAACGGCGAAAATTTATTTGTTATGATGGATGTTTTGGAACACATAGAAAACGACGATGAATTTCTGGGGAAAATATATAATTTCCTTTCCGAAAATGGAATTTTGTTGATAACCGTACCCGCTTGGCAATTTTTATTCTCTTCACACGATAAATTTCTTAAACATTATCGCCGATACAAAAGAAAACAATTAAAAAAATTATTGATTTCAAATAATTTCAATGTACAAGAATGTCGTTATTTTTATTTCAGTTTGTTTTTCCTGCGTCTTATTTCAGGCTTTATCGCCAAAATTAATAGGAGCGGCAGTAGTAGAAAGATAAATACAGGTATAGGAAATTGGCGTTTTTCACAAAACCACCCTATAACAAAATTTATTACTATAATTTTGGACATAGATTTCTGTATTTGCAGAATTTTTGCAAAGTTTAATATTTTTATACCGGGGCTCTCTCTTTTAGCGATTTGCACAAAAAGAAGCGACAAGAATATTTAG
- the ffh gene encoding signal recognition particle protein codes for MFEDLSGKLEEIVKNMRGTSRITGENVSTAMHDVKRALLEADVNFKVVKDFIAKVKEKSLGEEVVAGVNAGQMFVKIVYDELAILLGGAARKIVLQQNKTNVILMTGLQGSGKTTHCAKLALHFRKTGHTPLLAACDVHRPAAIDQLETLGKSLNIPVYSERGQSAEIIAKNSLKFAEKNGNSIVIADTAGRLHIDNEMMNELRQIKEVFNPIEVFFVADAMTGQEAVNVASEFHSQINCTGIILAKMDGDARGGAALSVFSVTGVPICYIGTGEKPDALEMFYPDRLASRILGMGDIVSLVEKAQEVVDFENSKELEKKILKNRFTFQDFLEQLRQIQKMGSIKDILGMIPGIGKQISQIDIDPKQFKHIEAIILSMTVKERLNPSIINGSRRMRIAKGSGRSVQEINRLLKQFDDMRVMMKQMGKFGKNGKLSAMQSRMKNMGI; via the coding sequence ATGTTTGAAGATTTAAGCGGCAAATTAGAAGAAATAGTAAAAAATATGCGAGGAACTTCCCGCATTACAGGAGAAAACGTATCGACGGCTATGCACGACGTAAAAAGAGCGTTGCTTGAAGCCGACGTAAATTTCAAGGTCGTCAAAGACTTCATTGCCAAAGTAAAAGAAAAATCGCTCGGAGAAGAGGTCGTAGCAGGCGTAAACGCCGGGCAAATGTTTGTAAAAATAGTTTATGACGAACTTGCAATTCTTTTGGGTGGAGCCGCACGAAAGATTGTCTTGCAGCAGAACAAAACCAATGTGATTTTGATGACAGGACTTCAAGGTTCCGGAAAAACTACGCACTGCGCAAAACTCGCCTTACATTTTCGCAAAACCGGACACACGCCGCTTTTAGCCGCTTGCGATGTTCATCGTCCGGCTGCGATAGATCAATTGGAAACACTTGGAAAATCACTCAATATTCCCGTTTATTCCGAAAGAGGACAATCCGCCGAAATAATCGCAAAAAACTCTCTGAAATTCGCCGAGAAAAACGGAAATTCCATCGTAATCGCGGACACTGCCGGACGCTTACATATCGACAACGAAATGATGAACGAACTACGGCAAATTAAGGAAGTTTTTAATCCGATAGAAGTATTTTTTGTCGCCGACGCGATGACGGGACAGGAAGCGGTAAACGTAGCGAGCGAATTTCACAGTCAAATAAATTGCACGGGAATAATTTTAGCGAAAATGGACGGCGACGCGCGCGGCGGAGCGGCTTTGTCGGTTTTCAGCGTTACCGGCGTTCCGATTTGTTATATAGGAACAGGCGAAAAACCGGACGCGTTGGAAATGTTTTATCCCGACCGCCTCGCATCACGGATTTTGGGAATGGGCGATATCGTTTCGCTCGTGGAAAAAGCGCAGGAAGTCGTAGATTTTGAAAACAGCAAAGAACTTGAAAAGAAAATTCTGAAAAACCGATTTACATTTCAGGATTTTTTGGAACAACTGCGCCAAATTCAAAAAATGGGTTCTATTAAAGATATTTTGGGAATGATTCCTGGAATTGGAAAACAAATTTCGCAAATAGACATCGACCCGAAACAATTTAAGCATATTGAAGCGATTATACTTTCAATGACCGTAAAAGAGCGGTTAAACCCAAGCATTATCAACGGAAGTCGGCGAATGAGAATCGCCAAGGGAAGCGGACGCAGCGTTCAGGAAATAAACAGGCTGCTCAAACAATTCGACGATATGAGGGTAATGATGAAACAGATGGGCAAATTCGGAAAAAACGGTAAACTTTCGGCAATGCAAAGCCGTATGAAAAATATGGGAATATAA
- a CDS encoding histidine triad nucleotide-binding protein, whose product MENCLFCKIISGEIPSGKIYEDENCFAFEDISPKAPVHILLVPKIHVAGVHFISDENCGIAKNLFFAVSNIVKEQNLIQSGYRLVINSGEDGGQTVFHLHIHILGGIKMGWNPV is encoded by the coding sequence ATGGAAAATTGTTTGTTTTGTAAAATTATTTCGGGTGAAATTCCAAGCGGCAAGATTTATGAAGACGAAAATTGTTTCGCTTTCGAGGACATTTCGCCTAAAGCGCCTGTCCATATTTTACTTGTGCCGAAAATTCACGTCGCAGGCGTTCATTTTATTTCCGACGAAAACTGCGGCATTGCAAAAAATTTGTTTTTTGCGGTTTCAAATATCGTAAAAGAACAAAATTTAATACAAAGCGGCTACCGATTAGTAATAAACAGCGGAGAAGACGGCGGACAAACGGTATTCCATTTGCATATTCACATTTTGGGCGGCATAAAAATGGGTTGGAATCCCGTGTAA
- a CDS encoding secondary thiamine-phosphate synthase enzyme YjbQ, protein MFFEYSLNTSKENFYDITEQVRKAIAESGVKDGTGIVYCPHTTAGITINENADPDVIHDILFGLDKTFPDRLEFRHTEGNSAAHLKASAIGTSAAIIVKDKKLLMGAWQGIYFCEFDPPRNRKFFVKIIND, encoded by the coding sequence ATGTTTTTTGAATATTCACTAAACACTTCTAAAGAAAATTTTTACGACATAACCGAGCAAGTTCGCAAGGCGATCGCCGAAAGCGGCGTAAAAGACGGGACGGGTATCGTTTATTGTCCGCACACTACCGCGGGAATAACCATAAACGAAAACGCAGATCCGGACGTAATTCACGATATTTTGTTCGGACTTGACAAGACGTTTCCAGACCGCTTAGAATTTCGCCACACCGAAGGTAACAGCGCCGCTCATTTGAAAGCGTCGGCTATAGGTACAAGCGCGGCAATTATTGTAAAAGACAAAAAATTGCTTATGGGCGCATGGCAGGGAATTTACTTTTGCGAATTTGACCCGCCCAGAAACAGAAAATTTTTTGTTAAAATTATAAATGATTAA
- a CDS encoding DNA translocase FtsK: protein MEEEKIDNKKEPFKDTHPHIYHQIWGIIYLAGAVYFLIVLLNNLFVPKNPLFGIYLGTYFAVGMKGLFGTYTQYLFLLFLLYIGITWFKSKELDVRKVISFFLFLVFICTAFAIPLLPIIKLSPSISGGNLLGCAIAKYIIYPIFEKAVFGAYFMLFLAATITAMYMFKINIAQFLISTLEWLKIKIKHVKPQNEISQETDLSDSQKAVKNYENSYSQIPDSIEKTSKPYNNYNLELTKDNESLQENSNNYNLSEENTESPGFAAAYIRPTPSILPNFTIAGQNDNKRRNDEISRQLIGILEEFGIRDCKIVEVNPGPIVTLFEIEPGKGVKIAAFEGLEKDIGIKIGGKSVRIDTIPNKTTIGIEVPNEKRETVFFKEILLSETFQNSKMKLPVIIGKGTTGEPLVEDIAKMPHILIAGQTGSGKSVGINSFIASLLFSKTPEELRLIMVDPKKVEMAGYEGIPHLAIPVVTEVEKAVKALEAATKEMDSRYDLLKKVGSKNIDSFNEKYDNGELKQLLKNDVLTDAENKRMCYIVVIIDELADLMMTAGKDVEKYIQRIAQLARAVGIHLIVATQRPDVKVVTGNIKANLPSRIAFRVMSYTDSRTILDHKGAEQLLGNGDMLYLKNGAPKIVRYHGAFISEKDVENLVEDIKKQGYVCENMASFEISDEEDDENDAVYKDDGYYKSDFPEEAAAAYKKSSGRKYGERDSMFEEAARLIVISKLGSTSSIQRHLNLGYARAGRVMDELQKAGIVGPQEVIGKPRKVLVNEEELENILERLTQGE from the coding sequence TTGGAAGAAGAAAAAATTGATAATAAAAAAGAACCGTTTAAAGATACTCATCCTCATATATATCATCAAATTTGGGGAATAATTTATTTAGCGGGCGCGGTATATTTTTTGATTGTTCTACTAAACAATTTGTTTGTTCCTAAAAATCCGCTATTCGGCATATATTTAGGAACCTATTTTGCAGTAGGGATGAAGGGACTTTTCGGAACGTACACGCAGTATCTGTTTCTCCTCTTTTTGTTATATATAGGAATTACATGGTTTAAAAGCAAAGAATTGGACGTGCGAAAAGTTATTTCTTTCTTTTTGTTTTTAGTGTTTATTTGTACCGCTTTTGCAATTCCGCTTCTTCCGATAATCAAACTTTCACCGTCAATATCCGGCGGAAATCTTTTAGGTTGCGCAATAGCAAAATACATAATTTATCCTATTTTTGAAAAGGCGGTTTTCGGAGCGTATTTCATGCTTTTTCTGGCGGCGACTATCACGGCAATGTATATGTTCAAAATAAATATTGCACAATTTCTAATATCAACATTGGAATGGTTAAAAATAAAAATAAAACACGTCAAGCCGCAAAATGAAATCTCGCAAGAGACGGATTTATCAGATTCTCAAAAAGCCGTTAAAAACTATGAAAATTCTTATTCCCAAATACCCGATAGTATTGAAAAAACATCGAAACCCTATAATAATTATAATTTAGAACTTACAAAAGACAATGAAAGTCTGCAAGAAAATTCCAATAATTATAATCTGTCGGAAGAAAACACCGAGAGTCCCGGTTTCGCGGCGGCATACATTCGTCCTACGCCGTCAATTTTGCCGAATTTTACGATTGCGGGACAAAACGACAATAAGCGCCGAAACGATGAAATAAGCAGGCAGTTAATAGGAATCCTTGAAGAGTTTGGCATACGCGATTGCAAAATCGTCGAAGTTAATCCGGGACCTATCGTAACGCTTTTTGAAATTGAACCCGGAAAAGGTGTGAAAATAGCCGCGTTTGAAGGGCTTGAAAAAGACATAGGAATAAAAATAGGCGGAAAATCCGTGCGAATCGATACGATCCCGAACAAAACCACTATCGGCATAGAAGTTCCCAACGAAAAACGTGAAACCGTGTTTTTCAAGGAAATACTGCTGTCAGAAACGTTCCAAAACTCCAAGATGAAACTCCCCGTTATAATCGGGAAAGGAACAACCGGCGAACCACTTGTGGAAGATATTGCAAAAATGCCGCACATTTTGATTGCCGGACAGACGGGATCGGGAAAATCTGTCGGAATAAATTCGTTTATCGCATCGCTTTTGTTCAGTAAAACGCCGGAAGAATTACGGCTGATTATGGTTGACCCTAAAAAAGTCGAGATGGCGGGATACGAAGGTATTCCCCACTTGGCTATTCCTGTGGTTACGGAAGTCGAAAAGGCGGTAAAAGCGCTTGAAGCGGCTACAAAAGAAATGGATTCGCGATACGATTTGCTCAAAAAAGTCGGTTCAAAAAACATTGATTCTTTTAACGAAAAATACGACAACGGCGAACTCAAGCAATTATTAAAAAATGATGTTCTTACAGATGCTGAAAACAAACGGATGTGCTACATTGTAGTAATAATCGACGAATTGGCGGATTTGATGATGACGGCGGGAAAAGACGTAGAAAAATACATTCAGCGAATCGCGCAACTCGCGCGGGCGGTCGGAATTCATTTGATTGTGGCGACGCAGCGCCCCGACGTTAAAGTGGTTACGGGAAATATCAAGGCGAATCTTCCGTCGCGAATCGCTTTCAGGGTGATGAGTTACACCGATTCTCGTACGATTTTAGACCACAAGGGCGCAGAACAACTTTTGGGAAACGGCGATATGCTTTATCTAAAAAACGGTGCGCCGAAAATCGTTCGCTATCACGGGGCGTTCATAAGCGAGAAAGACGTTGAAAATTTGGTCGAAGATATAAAAAAGCAAGGATATGTTTGCGAAAATATGGCTTCTTTTGAAATAAGCGACGAAGAAGACGACGAAAATGACGCAGTTTACAAAGACGACGGGTATTACAAAAGCGATTTTCCGGAAGAAGCGGCTGCCGCATATAAAAAATCGTCCGGTAGAAAATACGGCGAGCGCGATTCGATGTTTGAGGAAGCGGCTCGTTTGATCGTAATCAGCAAATTAGGATCTACTTCCAGCATTCAACGGCATTTGAATTTGGGATACGCCCGCGCCGGAAGAGTTATGGACGAACTGCAAAAGGCGGGAATCGTCGGACCGCAGGAGGTCATCGGAAAACCGCGAAAAGTACTTGTAAACGAAGAAGAACTTGAAAATATTTTGGAAAGATTAACGCAAGGAGAGTAA
- a CDS encoding undecaprenyl-diphosphate phosphatase, with protein sequence MDNFSALLKAGILGIIEGITEFLPISSTGHLIIAEKFIQLSQNSSFVASFEVIIQLGAVLSIVVLFWNKLFPFKQGAQHYEKTLNLWFLVIIGVIPAAVIGFLLDDFIEEKLFTPLVVAGALVFYGIILIFIEKTNKMQIKITDVSEIPVIFAVAIGFFQCLAMVPGTSRSAATIIGGLLLGLSRVAAAQFSFFLAIPTMCGASLLKILKNGLSFSSFEITLIAVGFVVSFISAFAVVKFLMNYISKNNFVIFGYYRIFLGVIIGILSLFFSF encoded by the coding sequence ATGGATAATTTTTCTGCGCTTTTGAAAGCGGGAATTCTGGGAATTATCGAAGGAATTACGGAATTTTTACCGATAAGCAGTACCGGGCATCTGATTATTGCCGAGAAATTCATACAATTGTCACAAAACTCGTCATTTGTCGCTTCCTTCGAGGTAATAATTCAGTTGGGAGCGGTATTGTCTATCGTCGTTTTGTTTTGGAATAAATTATTTCCTTTTAAGCAGGGCGCGCAACATTACGAAAAAACGTTGAACTTATGGTTTTTGGTAATAATCGGCGTAATACCTGCGGCGGTTATCGGCTTTCTTCTTGACGATTTTATAGAAGAAAAACTGTTTACTCCTCTTGTCGTGGCTGGAGCGCTTGTTTTTTACGGCATAATTTTAATTTTTATAGAAAAAACAAATAAAATGCAGATAAAAATTACCGACGTAAGTGAAATCCCTGTAATATTTGCGGTAGCGATAGGATTTTTTCAGTGTTTGGCGATGGTTCCCGGCACTTCAAGAAGCGCGGCTACGATAATAGGCGGATTACTTTTAGGACTTTCACGGGTTGCGGCGGCGCAATTTTCGTTTTTTTTGGCGATTCCGACAATGTGCGGCGCGTCACTTTTGAAAATCTTAAAAAACGGGCTGTCGTTTTCTTCGTTTGAGATAACTTTGATCGCTGTCGGCTTTGTCGTTTCGTTTATTTCAGCGTTTGCTGTGGTTAAATTTTTAATGAACTATATATCCAAAAATAACTTTGTGATTTTCGGATATTATCGAATATTTTTGGGGGTAATTATCGGAATTTTATCTTTGTTTTTCTCTTTTTAA
- a CDS encoding acyl-CoA dehydratase activase-related protein: MEQKTQNFLTCNKSEINNIIDCGLDIGSTTMKCVLLDENNRVLWKEYRRHNAHQKDCARDFMSHINKDYPNAKLRIAITGSGSRALKDALDAQFIQEVNAVSLAVETLIPEANSVVELGGQDAKVILWKGDKNNRHVLTYMNDKCAGGTGSTIDKIMSKIGISQDDAAKITLGNKQIHHIAAKCGVFAETDVVGLLKAGISKEEIFISLCFAIVKQNLEVLVHGNVLADKVILLGGPNTYIPVLRELWRQQIAQTWEIHGFSPSENDLQKAIVLPDDSQYFAAIGAILFARENHKLHISNVEKDWYEKIYDGRDSRDGEANKGLVENKEELEDFKKRYSVPKLENCDIKNAEIEVFIGIDGGSTSTKTAIIDKSGDLIYSDYVLSNGNPLEDVKLLFQKIKRWQDENNAQIKILNTATTGYASQILKTALNLDISLVETIAHFRGAVELYGDVDVICDVGGQDIKVLFIKNKRVADFRLNTQCSAGNGYFFQAMANQFNVPLEKYAEYVFKAKAAPKFNYGCAVFMEQDRVNFQQAGWKKEEMMCGLAQVLPLNIWNYVVQESNLAKFGKKFVLQGGTQKNLAAVKAQVDFIKRKVENAEIFVHKYAGIAGAVGAALEARKNTTDGESSFIGINRAANIEFTTKNDESTICKKCNNHCKRTFIEIENGKQKTLFISGYGCENGSSQDDEIVKEKQQRLKEIYAKNPDVSEIAAIDAFSRFQFEKLPEHGAIIDRNKFYPQHSERIVPKDEWETPFQRSNKNRKNYTIAIPKLLNMFYFSPLFTTYFETLETNVVFSDFTNQKLWQNGNKWGAIDPCFPAKVAPAHIWQLLNMPNVNAIFFPIITNLISEVQSTLGNTACAIQMGTPEVVEAVFTKDKNIFQDKNVEYFDPSLNMDRYVEACDKMYEYFAEKLQITRDENAWAFNNGVIALQKYLAKQREIFGDTMNDLIQENRVGILLIGHPYHHDFGLNHKICEEFRKCGYPIFTIESIPTDNEFLSQLFETGDKSKNITDIWMRNFNRNTNHKIWAAKIAARHPNLAVVDLSSFKCGHDAPTYNYIDQILDVSQTPHFIFHDIDQNKPSLTFKIRIETADYFLKEYEREILGRNAKII; the protein is encoded by the coding sequence ATGGAACAAAAAACACAAAACTTTTTAACTTGTAACAAATCCGAAATCAACAACATTATTGATTGTGGGCTTGACATAGGTTCGACTACTATGAAATGCGTCTTGTTAGACGAAAACAACCGTGTCTTGTGGAAAGAATATCGCAGACACAACGCACACCAGAAAGATTGTGCACGGGATTTTATGTCTCATATCAATAAAGATTATCCAAACGCAAAACTGAGAATCGCGATAACCGGAAGCGGTTCGCGGGCGCTGAAAGACGCTTTGGACGCACAGTTTATTCAGGAAGTAAACGCCGTATCGCTTGCGGTAGAAACGCTTATTCCCGAAGCGAATTCCGTGGTGGAATTAGGCGGACAGGACGCAAAAGTCATTTTATGGAAAGGCGACAAAAACAACCGCCATGTATTGACTTATATGAACGATAAATGCGCGGGCGGAACCGGTTCTACGATAGACAAAATTATGAGCAAAATCGGAATTTCGCAGGACGACGCCGCAAAAATCACTTTAGGAAACAAACAAATTCATCATATCGCCGCAAAATGCGGAGTATTTGCCGAAACCGACGTCGTCGGACTTCTAAAAGCGGGAATTTCAAAGGAAGAAATTTTTATTTCGCTGTGTTTTGCGATTGTAAAGCAAAATCTTGAAGTGCTTGTTCACGGAAACGTTTTAGCCGACAAAGTTATTTTACTCGGAGGACCGAATACTTACATTCCCGTTTTGCGTGAATTGTGGCGGCAACAGATTGCACAAACGTGGGAAATTCACGGATTTTCGCCATCCGAGAACGATTTGCAAAAAGCGATTGTTCTTCCCGACGATTCCCAATATTTTGCGGCGATCGGCGCTATTTTATTCGCCCGCGAAAATCATAAACTGCATATCTCAAACGTTGAAAAAGACTGGTATGAAAAAATTTACGACGGACGCGACAGTCGTGACGGCGAAGCGAATAAGGGGCTTGTCGAAAATAAAGAAGAATTGGAAGATTTCAAGAAGCGGTATTCTGTGCCGAAATTGGAAAATTGCGATATAAAAAATGCGGAAATTGAGGTTTTTATAGGAATCGACGGCGGTTCGACAAGCACAAAGACGGCGATTATCGACAAAAGCGGCGATTTAATTTATTCCGATTATGTGCTGTCAAACGGCAATCCGCTTGAAGACGTAAAACTACTGTTTCAAAAAATCAAAAGATGGCAAGACGAAAATAACGCACAAATAAAAATTCTCAACACGGCAACGACCGGATACGCTTCACAAATTTTGAAAACCGCTTTGAACTTAGATATTTCATTGGTGGAAACCATCGCACATTTTCGCGGAGCGGTGGAATTATACGGCGATGTAGATGTTATTTGCGATGTAGGCGGGCAGGATATAAAAGTGCTGTTTATCAAAAATAAACGTGTCGCGGATTTTCGACTGAATACGCAATGTTCTGCGGGAAACGGATACTTTTTTCAGGCGATGGCGAATCAATTTAACGTCCCGCTTGAAAAATACGCGGAATATGTGTTTAAGGCGAAAGCAGCCCCGAAATTCAATTACGGCTGTGCGGTTTTTATGGAACAGGACAGAGTAAATTTTCAGCAGGCGGGATGGAAAAAGGAAGAAATGATGTGCGGACTTGCGCAGGTGCTTCCATTGAATATTTGGAATTATGTCGTGCAGGAAAGCAATTTGGCGAAATTCGGCAAAAAGTTTGTGCTTCAAGGCGGAACACAGAAGAATTTGGCGGCGGTAAAAGCGCAGGTTGATTTTATTAAGCGAAAAGTTGAAAACGCCGAAATTTTTGTTCACAAATACGCGGGAATAGCCGGAGCGGTCGGCGCGGCGCTTGAAGCAAGAAAAAACACGACAGACGGCGAAAGTTCTTTTATCGGAATAAACCGAGCGGCAAATATTGAATTCACTACTAAAAACGACGAATCCACAATTTGCAAAAAATGTAACAATCATTGTAAACGCACCTTTATAGAAATAGAAAACGGCAAGCAAAAAACTCTGTTTATTTCCGGCTACGGATGCGAAAACGGCTCTTCTCAAGACGATGAAATCGTGAAAGAAAAACAGCAAAGGCTGAAAGAAATTTATGCGAAAAATCCCGATGTTTCGGAAATTGCGGCGATAGACGCTTTCTCGCGTTTTCAATTTGAAAAACTGCCCGAACACGGCGCAATAATCGACAGAAATAAATTTTATCCACAACATTCGGAAAGAATTGTGCCGAAAGACGAATGGGAAACGCCGTTTCAAAGAAGTAATAAAAACCGCAAAAACTACACGATCGCTATCCCGAAACTGCTTAATATGTTTTATTTCTCGCCGCTTTTCACGACATATTTTGAAACGCTTGAAACAAACGTCGTTTTTTCGGATTTCACAAATCAAAAGTTGTGGCAAAACGGCAACAAATGGGGAGCGATTGACCCGTGTTTTCCCGCAAAAGTCGCTCCCGCTCATATTTGGCAATTGTTAAATATGCCGAACGTAAACGCGATATTTTTTCCGATAATCACAAACCTGATTTCGGAAGTACAGAGCACGCTCGGAAACACCGCCTGTGCAATCCAAATGGGAACGCCGGAAGTCGTCGAGGCGGTTTTTACAAAAGATAAAAATATTTTTCAAGACAAAAACGTCGAATATTTCGACCCTTCGCTTAACATGGACAGATATGTTGAAGCGTGCGATAAAATGTATGAATATTTTGCCGAGAAACTGCAAATTACCCGCGATGAAAACGCTTGGGCGTTTAACAACGGAGTTATTGCGCTACAAAAATATTTGGCAAAACAGCGGGAAATATTTGGCGATACAATGAACGATTTGATTCAAGAAAACCGTGTCGGAATTTTGTTAATCGGGCATCCGTACCATCACGATTTCGGACTTAACCACAAGATTTGCGAAGAGTTTCGTAAATGCGGCTATCCGATTTTCACAATCGAATCAATTCCAACGGACAATGAATTTTTATCGCAATTATTTGAAACCGGCGATAAAAGTAAAAATATTACCGATATTTGGATGCGCAATTTTAATCGAAATACAAATCATAAAATTTGGGCGGCGAAAATCGCGGCCCGCCACCCGAATTTGGCGGTGGTAGATTTATCGTCTTTTAAATGCGGACATGACGCACCGACTTATAATTATATCGACCAGATTCTTGACGTTTCGCAAACCCCGCATTTTATTTTTCACGATATCGACCAAAACAAGCCAAGTTTAACGTTCAAAATTCGCATTGAAACGGCGGATTATTTTCTAAAAGAGTACGAGCGGGAAATTTTGGGTAGAAACGCTAAAATTATTTGA